From one Magnolia sinica isolate HGM2019 chromosome 18, MsV1, whole genome shotgun sequence genomic stretch:
- the LOC131232566 gene encoding non-specific lipid transfer protein GPI-anchored 11-like, with translation MVILCFGHMGHGEWCLPSTSPSITCVNGPLGRLGDCVTFVENGSMVSKPEGSCCAGLKIVVKDSPTCLCEALKIGSSDFGIALNLTKALTLPSACGISTPSFSNCIFGGPSPSPAPSPMLNSPVPVLHSPAPVSPPSVFSPPSRSPSASVAPLISPTGGSGTRDPIVSPPFSGAPMLQISYMFALVSVAIASCSCF, from the coding sequence ATGGTTATTTTGTGTTTTGGCCACATGGGTCATGGTGAATGGTGCCTCCCAAGCACCTCTCCGTCCATCACTTGTGTGAATGGTCCGCTCGGCCGCCTGGGTGATTGCGTAACCTTCGTCGAGAACGGGAGCATGGTTTCTAAGCCTGAAGGGTCATGTTGTGCTGGGCTTAAGATCGTTGTGAAGGACAGCCCTACGTGCCTATGTGAGGCCCTCAAGATAGGCAGTAGTGATTTCGGCATTGCATTGAATCTCACTAAGGCTCTCACACTTCCATCTGCATGTGGGATTTCTACTCCTTCATTTAGTAATtgtatatttggtgggccatcccCGTCGCCGGCTCCATCTCCTATGTTGAATTCTCCTGTGCCGGTATTGCATTCACCGGCTCCAGTATCGCCACCGTCAGTTTTCTCTCCCCCATCGCGCTCACCATCCGCTTCGGTTGCACCCCTGATTTCTCCTACTGGAGGTAGTGGCACAAGGGACCCGATTGTATCACCACCATTTTCTGGTGCTCCCATGCTACAAATTTCATATATGTTTGCTCTTGTTAGTGTAGCAATTGCCTCATGTTCTTGTTTTTGA